A window from Salvia miltiorrhiza cultivar Shanhuang (shh) chromosome 2, IMPLAD_Smil_shh, whole genome shotgun sequence encodes these proteins:
- the LOC131010180 gene encoding receptor protein-tyrosine kinase CEPR2, with product MAKPSKSISLQILTVFLISLSCFKPSQSLKSEVEALLEFKKQIVDPLNYLESWKDSDSDSPCRFYGVHCDQEMVTGISLDNLSLSGQISPSLSALRGLASLVLTSHSLTGPLPGELSKCSHLKVLNVSGNYLTGSIPDLSMLTNLESLDLSVNSFTGPLPRWVGNLTGLVSLGLGWNTYDEGDIPESIGNLKRLQWLFLANSSLRGEIPESIFDLEVLGTLDMCINKITGRFPASITKMRRLFKIELYTNNLTGEIPAGLSNLTDLEEFDVSDNQMHGVIPKEIGGLKKLTVFHLFKNNFSGEIPAGFGEMQRLNAFSIYKNAFTGEFPRNLGRFSPLNSIDISENRFSGPFPKYLCQNKNLQNLLALGNDFSGAFPDGYADCSPLQRLRISQNRLNGVIPDGVWALPNVQVMDFSDNAFTGRISRGIGASLQLTELMLSNNRFSGELPRELGGLALMERINLDNNNFSGRIPSELGALKQITSLHLEGNALSGSVPAELADCPRLVDLNLASNLLSGGIPSSFSSMASLNSLNLSRNELTGSIPRDFDRLRFSSVDLSNNRLSGSVPPYFVMVAGDKALVGNDGLCLDDDDNEEEKKNKSTNSALPVCVHHRNGHKSLIKSKLAMSCIILVALVVFLIGLLLVSYRNFKRGEANGRMADEKGVLPWKLESFQQVEFDVDDIYDVDEDNLIGSGSTGKVYRLDLSKGCGTVAVKQLWRGNGVKLMAAEMEILGKIRHRNILKLYACLMKEGSNFLVFEYMSNGNLFQALHREIKAGKPELDWYQRYRIAIGAAKGIAYLHHDCSPPIVHRDIKSTNILLDEEYEAKIADFGVAKVADQSSPRGSEWSSFAGTHGYFAPEMAYSLKVTEKSDVYSFGVVLLELVTGRRPVEEEYGDGKDLVYWVSTHLNSREAVIKVLDHKAVSQLVEDDAIKVLKIATLCTSKLPNLRPSMKEVVKMLVDAEPGAALRSPDSVGKQGF from the exons ATGGCCAAACCATCCAAATCCATTTCCCTCCAAATCCTAACTGTTTTCTTGATCTCATTATCCTGTTTCAAGCCATCCCAAAGCCTAAAATCAGAGGTGGAAGCCTTGCTAGAATTCAAGAAACAGATAGTTGATCCCTTAAACTACTTGGAATCATGGAAAGATTCAGATTCAGATTCCCCTTGTAGATTCTATGGAGTTCATTGTGATCAAGAAATGGTCACTGGGATCTCTCTAGACAACCTGTCCCTCTCAGGGCAGATATCCCCATCGCTCTCCGCCTTGCGGGGCCTCGCCTCCCTCGTCCTCACATCTCACTCGCTAACGGGGCCTCTCCCGGGTGAGCTGAGCAAGTGTTCACACCTCAAAGTTCTCAATGTGTCTGGTAACTACTTGACTGGCAGCATACCTGACCTCTCCATGCTGACCAACTTGGAATCACTTGATTTGTCCGTTAACTCGTTCACGGGGCCACTTCCGAGGTGGGTCGGGAACCTGACCGGTTTGGTGTCATTAGGCTTAGGTTGGAACACTTATGATGAGGGTGACATTCCTGAGAGCATTGGCAACTTGAAGAGGTTGCAATGGCTCTTCTTGGCTAACTCGAGCTTGAGGGGCGAGATCCCTGAATCCATCTTTGATTTGGAGGTGCTAGGCACGTTGGATATGTGCATCAATAAGATCACGGGGAGGTTTCCGGCGTCCATCACCAAGATGAGGAGGTTGTTCAAGATTGAGCTGTACACGAACAACCTCACGGGCGAGATCCCAGCCGGGCTGTCCAATCTGACCGATCTCGAGGAGTTTGATGTGTCGGACAACCAAATGCATGGCGTGATCCCAAAGGAGATCGGGGGATTGAAGAAGCTAACCGTGTTCCACTTATTCAAGAACAACTTCTCGGGAGAGATTCCAGCGGGTTTCGGGGAAATGCAGCGGCTCAACGCATTTTCCATCTACAAGAATGCCTTCACGGGCGAGTTTCCACGGAATCTAGGACGTTTCTCGCCGTTGAATAGCATAGACATATCTGAGAACAGGTTCTCCGGTCCGTTTCCTAAGTACTTGTGTCAGAACAAGAACCTCCAGAACTTGCTCGCATTGGGGAACGATTTCTCTGGGGCGTTTCCTGATGGTTATGCTGATTGTAGCCCCCTGCAGAGGCTGCGGATCAGCCAGAACCGGCTTAATGGGGTCATCCCAGACGGGGTGTGGGCGCTTCCAAACGTGCAAGTCATGGATTTTAGTGATAATGCTTTCACGGGAAGGATATCACGGGGCATTGGGGCGTCGTTGCAGCTGACGGAGCTGATGCTGTCGAACAACAGATTCTCAGGCGAGCTGCCTCGAGAGCTCGGAGGTCTTGCCCTAATGGAGCGTATCAACTTGGACAACAACAACTTCTCCGGCCGGATTCCATCAGAACTCGGGGCATTGAAGCAGATCACGTCGTTGCATTTGGAAGGGAACGCCTTATCCGGATCAGTGCCCGCGGAGTTGGCTGACTGCCCAAGATTGGTGGACTTAAATCTTGCTTCCAATTTACTGAGTGGTGGAATTCCGAGCAGCTTCTCGAGCATGGCCTCGTTGAACTCGTTGAATCTCTCAAGAAACGAGCTAACAGGATCGATTCCAAGGGACTTCGACAGGCTGAGGTTCTCATCTGTGGATCTGTCGAACAACCGTCTATCAGGAAGCGTGCCTCCTTATTTCGTGATGGTGGCTGGTGACAAGGCGCTTGTTGGGAACGACGGCCTCTGCCTCGATGACGACGACAACGAGGAGGAAAAAAAGAACAAATCAACAAACTCTGCCTTGCCTGTCTGTGTTCATCACAGAAATGGCCACAAGAGCTTGATCAAGAGCAAGCTAGCGATGTCATGCATCATACTGGTCGCCCTCGTTGTCTTTCTCATTGGGCTGCTGCTCGTGAGCTATAGGAACTTCAAGAGAGGTGAAGCAAACGGACGAATGGCAGATGAGAAGGGTGTGCTCCCTTGGAAGCTCGAGAGCTTCCAACAAGTGGAGTTCGATGTGGATGATATATACGATGTGGATGAGGATAACTTGATCGGGAGCGGGAGCACTGGGAAAGTGTATCGCCTCGATTTGAGCAAGGGATGTGGAACTGTTGCTGTGAAGCAGTTGTGGAGGGGCAATGGGGTGAAGCTTATGGCTGCAGAGATGGAGATTCTTGGGAAGATTAGGCATAGGAATATACTCAAACTATATGCTTGCTTGATGAAGGAAGGCTCGAATTTCTTGGTTTTTGAGTATATGTCGAATGGTAACTTGTTTCAAGCGCTGCACAGAGAGATCAAGGCCGGGAAGCCGGAGCTGGACTGGTATCAGCGATATAGGATTGCAATCGGGGCTGCAAAGGGGATCGCCTACTTGCACCACGACTGCAGCCCGCCTATCGTCCACAGAGACATCAAGTCGACTAACATACTGCTCGATGAGGAATACGAGGCCAAGATTGCTGATTTTGGCGTTGCGAAGGTTGCTGATCAGTCCTCTCCGAGGGGATCCGAGTGGAGCAGCTTTGCCGGAACCCACGGCTACTTTGCACCCG AGATGGCCTATTCACTCAAGGTGACGGAGAAGAGCGACGTGTACAGCTTCGGGGTCGTGCTGCTGGAGCTTGTGACGGGGAGGAGGCCAGTGGAGGAGGAGTACGGGGACGGGAAAGACTTGGTGTATTGGGTTTCGACTCATCTCAACAGCCGGGAGGCTGTGATCAAGGTTCTTGATCACAAGGCGGTGTCTCAGCTCGTTGAAGACGACGCGATCAAGGTGCTGAAGATTGCGACGCTATGCACGTCGAAGCTCCCGAATCTGCGGCCAAGCATGAAGGAGGTGGTCAAGATGCTTGTGGATGCTGAGCCTGGTGCCGCCTTGAGGTCTCCAGACAGTGTGGGGAAGCAAGGTTTTTGA